A region of Streptomyces sp. NBC_01267 DNA encodes the following proteins:
- a CDS encoding ABC transporter substrate-binding protein yields the protein MTGWRRFLTVLALSTAVVVPSLTGCGVLPGGSGGSREPLTVMTWAPEGTSGTNMPGMPALARAYARAVNARGGIDGHRLRIITCNDRNELIAAGTCARRAVTEGAVAVVGSYSLYGQSFMPVLEAAGIPYLGGYGVSTEEFRSALSYPVNGGQAALLAGNGKQLARDCERVALVRPETVDGDELPVLLDTGLAETGKAPAADIRATENAGEYGAQAAAALRAVGAGPDEPARLGRAGAAEQAAKGCVTAALGGRTETFFDSFRRLERPGQQVRIASVLGSIGQGVVDSTGGKNGPYEGAYVTGWYPESTDARWQPMRDVITEYAFGDNSLDPADAGVQTTWIAYTALKQAVESLDRNRVTADDLTRALDGGLAVRTGGLTPTLRWGVQDMLASRDFPRLVNREVTYQVVREGRLVALRKGAVDVGPTLEKASLTG from the coding sequence ATGACCGGTTGGCGACGTTTCCTCACCGTCCTCGCACTCAGCACCGCCGTCGTGGTCCCCTCGCTCACCGGCTGCGGGGTACTGCCGGGCGGTTCGGGCGGCTCCCGGGAGCCCCTCACCGTCATGACCTGGGCACCCGAGGGCACCAGCGGGACGAACATGCCGGGAATGCCCGCCCTGGCGCGGGCGTACGCCCGCGCGGTCAACGCCCGGGGCGGCATCGACGGGCACCGGCTGAGGATCATCACCTGCAACGACCGCAACGAGCTGATCGCCGCCGGGACCTGCGCCCGGCGGGCGGTCACCGAGGGCGCGGTCGCGGTCGTCGGCTCGTACAGCCTCTACGGGCAGTCGTTCATGCCGGTGCTCGAAGCGGCGGGCATCCCGTACCTCGGCGGCTACGGCGTCTCCACGGAGGAGTTCCGCTCGGCGCTCTCCTACCCGGTCAACGGCGGCCAGGCGGCGCTGCTGGCCGGCAACGGCAAACAGCTCGCCCGGGACTGCGAACGGGTCGCGCTGGTCCGCCCCGAGACCGTCGACGGCGACGAGCTCCCCGTCCTCCTCGACACCGGCCTGGCCGAGACCGGCAAGGCCCCGGCGGCCGACATCCGGGCCACCGAGAACGCGGGCGAGTACGGCGCCCAGGCCGCCGCGGCGCTGCGGGCGGTGGGCGCCGGGCCCGACGAGCCCGCGCGGCTCGGCCGGGCGGGAGCGGCCGAACAGGCGGCCAAGGGGTGCGTGACGGCGGCGCTCGGCGGCCGTACGGAAACCTTCTTCGACTCCTTCCGGCGGCTGGAGCGCCCCGGCCAGCAGGTCAGGATCGCCTCGGTGCTCGGCAGCATCGGGCAGGGCGTCGTCGACAGCACGGGCGGCAAGAACGGCCCCTACGAAGGGGCGTACGTCACCGGCTGGTACCCGGAGTCCACGGACGCGCGCTGGCAGCCGATGCGGGACGTGATCACGGAGTACGCCTTCGGGGACAACAGCCTCGACCCGGCCGACGCGGGCGTGCAGACCACCTGGATCGCGTACACCGCGCTGAAGCAGGCCGTCGAGTCGCTCGACAGGAACCGCGTCACGGCCGACGACCTCACCCGGGCGCTGGACGGCGGACTCGCCGTCCGCACGGGCGGGCTCACCCCGACGCTGCGCTGGGGCGTCCAGGACATGCTGGCGTCCCGGGACTTCCCGCGGCTCGTCAACCGCGAGGTGACGTACCAAGTGGTGCGCGAGGGGCGGCTGGTGGCGCTGCGCAAGGGCGCGGTGGATGTGGGGCCGACGCTGGAGAAAGCCTCACTCACCGGGTGA
- a CDS encoding SCO4402 family protein, with translation MGGMPLTDMPWWRWRANVRSALHMLSDPVFHQEFWLTGREEYGDVTDAVYRLVEDTWLDNWSAEKYVGTVFRDSGEAALVDVAVLRVLRIMHQVGADAQVSVYMEHHGWPEAVRAAREAHVRLAAADGDDPDVPPRTLEVLRIVTGAA, from the coding sequence ATGGGCGGCATGCCGCTCACCGACATGCCGTGGTGGCGCTGGCGCGCCAATGTGCGCTCTGCGCTGCATATGCTCTCCGACCCCGTCTTCCACCAGGAGTTCTGGCTGACCGGCCGTGAGGAGTACGGGGACGTCACCGACGCCGTGTACCGGCTGGTCGAGGACACCTGGCTCGACAACTGGTCCGCCGAGAAGTACGTCGGGACCGTCTTCCGCGATTCCGGCGAGGCCGCCCTGGTCGATGTGGCCGTGCTGCGGGTGCTCCGCATCATGCACCAGGTGGGCGCGGACGCCCAGGTGTCGGTCTACATGGAGCACCACGGCTGGCCGGAGGCGGTACGGGCCGCGCGCGAGGCGCACGTCAGGCTGGCCGCGGCCGACGGTGACGACCCGGACGTACCGCCCCGCACCCTCGAAGTGCTCCGCATCGTGACCGGCGCCGCCTGA
- a CDS encoding SIS domain-containing protein, with the protein MSSESSGSSSLAGEFFDAAIGLLRQVRDEESENVAAAGAAIADTVEAGGRLFAFGAGHSSLAAQDVVYRAGGLALMNILAVPGTLGVDVMPATLGSALERVGGLAGAVLDSGPAQSGDVLVIISLSGRNTLPVEMATHARALGMKVIGVTSVAYAKETTSLHSSGTFLKDHCDIVLDSRIAVGDAELTAEGVEAPFAPASTVVTSALMQAMMASAAGELARRGIEPPLLRSGNVDGGHEWNRRVMTEYGDRIFYRH; encoded by the coding sequence ATGAGCAGCGAGAGCAGCGGAAGCAGCAGCCTTGCCGGGGAGTTCTTCGATGCCGCGATCGGCCTGCTGCGGCAGGTCCGGGACGAGGAGTCGGAGAACGTGGCGGCGGCCGGTGCCGCCATCGCCGACACCGTGGAGGCGGGCGGCCGGCTCTTCGCCTTCGGCGCGGGCCACTCGTCGCTCGCCGCGCAGGACGTCGTCTACCGCGCGGGCGGTCTCGCTCTGATGAACATCCTCGCCGTACCCGGCACCCTCGGCGTCGACGTCATGCCGGCCACGCTCGGCTCGGCCCTGGAACGCGTCGGCGGCCTCGCGGGCGCCGTGCTCGACTCCGGCCCGGCGCAGTCGGGGGACGTACTCGTGATCATCTCGCTCTCCGGGCGGAACACCCTCCCGGTGGAGATGGCGACGCACGCCCGCGCCCTGGGCATGAAGGTCATCGGCGTGACCTCGGTCGCGTACGCGAAGGAGACCACGTCCCTGCACTCCTCGGGCACCTTCCTGAAGGACCACTGCGACATCGTGCTGGACAGCCGGATCGCGGTGGGTGACGCGGAGCTGACCGCCGAGGGCGTCGAGGCACCGTTCGCGCCCGCCTCGACCGTGGTCACCAGCGCGCTGATGCAGGCGATGATGGCGTCCGCAGCGGGCGAGCTGGCCCGGCGCGGCATCGAGCCGCCGCTGCTGCGGTCCGGAAACGTGGACGGTGGCCACGAGTGGAACCGCCGGGTGATGACGGAGTACGGCGACCGGATCTTCTACCGGCACTGA
- a CDS encoding zf-HC2 domain-containing protein yields MTGPAEERSGRPDEELPSRIPGPRGAADDLAFLPTPPVELSHKVLRSLLGAWALSACSPEETESVEAHLPECAPCAEEALRLRDAVALLHTERSLDLDPLLRSRVLQGCLGRRPARIPVPEWAAPYETETARLDALLNDFGDAEWHAPVRLKWFEEEHPTSRRTTVAGVIGHLLAVDGLVSTALGLDDGLNGALGDDAPRSPAERTARYWRTLTEPATRTIREPWRAQSHSLIRAASFAGPRATEFAVPYGGFALPLGDSLLDRAFECWVHADDIANAVDYPYDPPTSAHLYRMIDLAARMLPVTLAGRRSTGLAGPPREPVAGTPGRSLRLEIEGIGGGEWYIALDSPAPGSPDHAVAHVALDGVEFCQLAAGHVKPEEAVAGQEGDREAIRDVLFAAASLSRM; encoded by the coding sequence GTGACCGGGCCGGCCGAGGAGCGGTCCGGACGCCCCGACGAGGAACTCCCCTCGCGGATACCGGGACCACGCGGGGCCGCCGACGACCTCGCGTTCCTGCCCACGCCGCCGGTGGAGCTCTCGCACAAGGTGCTGCGTTCGCTGCTCGGGGCCTGGGCGCTGTCGGCCTGCTCGCCGGAGGAGACGGAGTCCGTCGAGGCCCATCTCCCCGAGTGCGCGCCCTGCGCCGAAGAGGCGCTGCGGCTGCGGGACGCGGTGGCGCTGCTGCACACCGAGCGGAGCCTGGACCTCGACCCGCTGCTGCGTTCCCGGGTCCTTCAGGGCTGCCTGGGCCGAAGGCCCGCCCGTATCCCGGTACCGGAGTGGGCCGCGCCCTACGAGACGGAGACCGCCAGGCTCGACGCCCTGCTGAACGACTTCGGCGACGCGGAGTGGCACGCCCCGGTCCGGCTGAAGTGGTTCGAGGAGGAGCACCCGACCTCCCGGCGGACGACGGTGGCCGGAGTCATCGGTCACCTGCTCGCCGTGGACGGCCTGGTGTCCACGGCGCTCGGACTCGACGACGGCCTGAACGGCGCCCTCGGCGACGACGCGCCGCGCTCCCCGGCGGAGCGCACCGCCCGGTACTGGCGCACGCTCACCGAGCCCGCGACCCGGACGATCCGGGAGCCGTGGCGCGCGCAGTCCCACTCGCTGATCCGCGCGGCTTCCTTCGCGGGCCCCCGGGCCACCGAATTCGCCGTACCGTACGGGGGCTTCGCCCTCCCGCTGGGCGACTCGCTCCTCGACCGGGCCTTCGAGTGCTGGGTGCACGCGGACGACATCGCGAACGCGGTGGACTATCCGTACGACCCGCCGACCTCCGCGCACCTCTACCGGATGATCGACCTGGCGGCCCGGATGCTCCCGGTCACCCTGGCGGGCCGCCGCAGCACCGGCCTGGCGGGCCCGCCCCGCGAACCGGTCGCGGGCACACCGGGCCGTTCGCTGCGGCTGGAGATCGAGGGCATCGGGGGCGGCGAGTGGTACATCGCCCTGGACTCCCCGGCGCCGGGCTCACCGGACCACGCGGTGGCACATGTGGCGCTGGACGGCGTGGAGTTCTGCCAGCTGGCGGCAGGACACGTGAAGCCCGAGGAGGCGGTGGCCGGTCAGGAGGGAGACCGGGAGGCGATCCGCGACGTACTCTTCGCGGCGGCTTCGCTGAGCCGGATGTAG
- a CDS encoding metal-dependent transcriptional regulator, whose translation MSGLIDTTEMYLRTILELEEEGVVPMRARIAERLDQSGPTVSQTVARMERDGLVAVASDRHLELTEEGRRLATRVMRKHRLAECLLVDVIGLEWEQVHAEACRWEHVMSEAVEKRVLELLRHPTESPYGNPIPGLEELGEKAEADPFLNEGMVSLAELDPGADGKNVVVRRIGEPIQTDAQLMYTLRRAGVQPGSVVSVTESPGGVLVGSGGEAAELNPEVASHVFVAKQ comes from the coding sequence ATGAGTGGGCTGATCGACACTACGGAGATGTACCTCCGCACCATCCTCGAACTGGAGGAGGAAGGTGTGGTTCCCATGCGGGCCCGGATCGCGGAGCGGCTCGACCAGAGCGGCCCCACGGTGAGCCAGACCGTGGCGCGTATGGAGCGCGACGGCCTGGTGGCCGTAGCCAGCGACCGGCATCTGGAGCTGACCGAGGAGGGGCGCAGGCTGGCGACGCGCGTCATGCGCAAGCACCGGCTGGCCGAATGTCTCCTCGTCGACGTGATCGGCCTGGAGTGGGAGCAGGTCCACGCCGAGGCGTGCCGCTGGGAGCACGTGATGAGCGAGGCGGTGGAGAAGCGGGTGCTGGAACTGCTCCGCCACCCGACGGAGTCTCCGTACGGGAATCCGATTCCGGGCCTGGAGGAGCTGGGCGAGAAGGCCGAGGCGGATCCCTTCCTGAACGAGGGCATGGTGAGCCTGGCGGAGCTGGACCCGGGTGCGGACGGGAAGAACGTGGTCGTACGGCGGATCGGTGAGCCCATCCAGACGGACGCCCAGCTGATGTACACGCTGCGTCGCGCGGGTGTGCAGCCCGGCTCGGTGGTGAGCGTCACGGAGTCGCCCGGCGGGGTGCTGGTCGGGAGCGGCGGGGAGGCCGCGGAGCTCAACCCCGAGGTGGCTTCGCACGTGTTCGTGGCCAAGCAGTAG
- a CDS encoding bifunctional DNA primase/polymerase, with the protein MNDTTTGTEAAQIPGQRGETLLDTAVRYAEQRHWDVLSGTWLVAKEGVERCSCADTGCSAPGAHPTRPDWAAQATGSAVVARAQWSEQPTASVLLPTGRAFDAVDVPETAGFLALARMERMEVTLGPVTRTPDRRMQFFVLPGTGAKVPFLVRRLGWDPAAIDLTVRGEGGFLAAPPTRVGAGGAVQWVRRPTAANRWLPDADELTGPLAYACGQETRDRRA; encoded by the coding sequence GTGAATGACACCACCACGGGCACGGAAGCCGCACAGATCCCCGGGCAGCGCGGAGAAACGCTGCTGGACACCGCCGTACGGTACGCCGAACAACGGCACTGGGACGTGCTCTCCGGCACCTGGCTGGTGGCGAAAGAGGGTGTCGAACGGTGCTCCTGCGCCGATACGGGGTGTTCCGCGCCCGGCGCGCACCCCACGCGCCCCGACTGGGCGGCGCAGGCGACCGGCAGCGCCGTCGTCGCCCGCGCCCAGTGGTCCGAGCAGCCGACGGCCTCCGTACTGCTGCCGACCGGGCGGGCCTTCGACGCCGTCGACGTCCCCGAGACGGCCGGATTCCTGGCGTTGGCGCGGATGGAACGCATGGAGGTGACGCTCGGTCCGGTCACCCGCACGCCCGACCGCCGGATGCAGTTCTTCGTACTTCCCGGCACCGGCGCCAAAGTGCCGTTCCTGGTACGGAGGTTGGGCTGGGACCCGGCGGCGATCGACCTCACGGTGCGGGGCGAGGGCGGCTTCCTGGCGGCGCCGCCGACCCGGGTCGGGGCGGGCGGCGCGGTGCAGTGGGTGCGCCGCCCGACGGCCGCCAACCGCTGGCTGCCGGACGCGGACGAGCTGACCGGCCCGCTCGCGTACGCCTGCGGCCAGGAGACACGGGACCGCCGCGCGTAG
- a CDS encoding alpha/beta fold hydrolase codes for MVRRIDVTGPDGVRLAAWEFADPPKEPGSDAERAPGVLLLHGLMGRASHWASTARWLSERHRAIALDQRGHGRSDKPADGPYTRDAYVADAEAAIEQLGLAPVTLIGHAMGALTAWQLAAKRPDLVRAVIICDMRASALGTATQREWEDWFASWPVPFATLADVRKWFGEDDPWVERPNPARGEFFAEVMAEQADGWRPVFSSRQMLKSRETWVFEAHWEELAQVRCPALVVRGLDGELGRAESQEMVRVLTRGEYAEVADAAHLVHYDQPDAWRAAIEPFLDAVAVK; via the coding sequence ATGGTGCGTCGCATCGACGTGACCGGACCGGACGGCGTGCGCCTTGCTGCCTGGGAGTTCGCCGACCCGCCCAAGGAGCCCGGCAGTGACGCCGAGCGCGCTCCCGGCGTCTTACTGCTGCACGGCCTGATGGGCCGCGCCTCGCACTGGGCGTCCACGGCGCGCTGGCTCTCCGAACGCCACCGCGCGATAGCCCTCGACCAGCGGGGTCACGGCCGCAGCGACAAGCCCGCCGACGGTCCGTACACCCGCGATGCGTACGTCGCCGACGCCGAGGCGGCGATCGAGCAGCTGGGCCTGGCGCCCGTGACTCTCATCGGCCACGCGATGGGTGCGCTCACCGCCTGGCAGCTCGCCGCCAAGCGCCCCGACCTGGTCCGGGCCGTGATCATCTGCGACATGCGGGCCTCGGCCCTGGGGACGGCCACCCAGCGCGAGTGGGAGGACTGGTTCGCGTCCTGGCCGGTCCCCTTCGCGACGCTCGCCGACGTCCGGAAGTGGTTCGGCGAGGACGACCCCTGGGTGGAGCGCCCGAATCCGGCCAGGGGCGAGTTCTTCGCCGAGGTCATGGCCGAGCAGGCCGACGGCTGGCGCCCCGTGTTCTCCTCCCGGCAGATGCTGAAGTCCCGCGAGACCTGGGTCTTCGAAGCGCACTGGGAGGAGCTGGCCCAGGTCCGGTGCCCGGCCCTGGTGGTCCGTGGCCTGGACGGTGAGCTGGGCCGCGCGGAGTCCCAGGAGATGGTCCGGGTGCTGACCCGCGGTGAGTACGCGGAGGTGGCGGACGCGGCCCATCTGGTCCACTACGACCAGCCCGACGCCTGGCGCGCCGCGATAGAGCCGTTCCTGGACGCGGTGGCCGTGAAGTAG
- a CDS encoding transcriptional regulator: protein MAARPLVARQPNERLQTLIQEAGCSNAGLARRVNMVGAERGIDLRYDKTSVARWLRGQQPRGRAPGVIAEALGRKLTRTVTIDEIGMADGKNLASGVGLHFAPTVIGAIEQVCELWRSDVGRRDFLSGSTVAASALVEPSRDWLITGADPQVARAAGARVGRSDVEAVRATTAALTELDHRFGSGHVRPIVVHYLNSVVSGLLAGSYRDGVGRELFGAVARLTELAGYMAVDTGQPGLAQRYYIQALRLAQAAGDRGYGGYVLAASMSHLAAQLGNPREIAQLARAAQEGARGRVTSRVESMFYAAEARGHALMGDARTTQAVAAQALAAMDRAESGKESGDDPEWITHFDPAYLADELAHCHRDLGQGAAGVRRAEEALAGLPVTKTRRRAIGLVLLATAHVQEREVEEACRTGTRAVELLSTVRSHRGADYLDDLRERLEPFGEEKSVRELGARMEIQAA, encoded by the coding sequence ATGGCCGCCAGGCCTCTCGTCGCCCGCCAGCCGAACGAACGGCTGCAGACACTCATCCAGGAAGCGGGCTGCTCGAACGCGGGCCTCGCCCGCCGCGTCAACATGGTCGGCGCGGAACGCGGTATCGATCTCCGTTACGACAAGACGTCCGTCGCGCGATGGCTGCGCGGGCAGCAGCCCCGTGGCCGGGCACCGGGCGTCATCGCCGAAGCGCTGGGCCGCAAGCTCACCCGTACGGTCACGATCGACGAGATCGGCATGGCCGACGGCAAGAACCTCGCGTCCGGCGTCGGGCTCCACTTCGCGCCGACGGTGATCGGTGCGATCGAGCAGGTCTGCGAGTTGTGGCGCAGCGACGTGGGGCGCCGGGACTTCCTCTCGGGTTCCACGGTCGCCGCTTCGGCGCTGGTCGAGCCGAGCCGCGACTGGCTGATCACCGGCGCGGACCCACAGGTGGCGCGGGCCGCCGGGGCGCGGGTCGGCAGGTCGGACGTCGAGGCGGTGCGGGCCACGACCGCCGCGCTCACCGAACTCGACCACCGTTTCGGCAGCGGACATGTGCGCCCGATCGTCGTCCACTACCTGAACAGTGTGGTGTCCGGGCTGCTGGCCGGTTCGTACCGGGACGGGGTGGGCCGGGAGTTGTTCGGCGCGGTCGCCCGGCTGACCGAACTCGCCGGGTACATGGCGGTCGACACGGGCCAGCCCGGACTTGCCCAGCGCTACTACATCCAGGCCCTGCGGCTGGCCCAGGCGGCGGGCGACCGCGGTTACGGGGGATATGTGCTGGCCGCCTCGATGAGCCATCTCGCGGCCCAGCTGGGCAACCCGCGCGAGATCGCCCAACTGGCGCGGGCCGCCCAGGAGGGCGCGCGCGGGCGGGTCACGTCCCGTGTGGAGTCGATGTTCTACGCGGCGGAGGCGCGCGGTCACGCGCTGATGGGTGACGCCCGTACGACCCAGGCGGTGGCGGCCCAGGCGCTCGCCGCGATGGACCGCGCCGAGTCCGGCAAGGAATCCGGCGACGACCCGGAGTGGATCACCCACTTCGATCCCGCGTACCTGGCCGACGAACTGGCCCACTGCCACCGCGATCTCGGCCAGGGCGCGGCGGGTGTCCGGCGTGCGGAGGAGGCTCTGGCCGGCCTCCCGGTGACCAAGACCCGCCGCAGGGCGATCGGCCTGGTGCTGCTGGCGACGGCGCACGTCCAGGAACGAGAGGTGGAGGAGGCCTGCCGGACGGGGACGCGGGCGGTGGAGCTGCTGAGCACGGTGCGCTCGCACCGGGGGGCGGACTATCTGGACGATCTGCGGGAGCGGCTGGAACCGTTCGGGGAGGAGAAGTCGGTGCGGGAACTGGGGGCGCGGATGGAGATCCAGGCGGCGTAG
- a CDS encoding ABC transporter ATP-binding protein codes for MPDQAAVRVEGLWKRFGEQIAVAGIDLELPAGQFIGLVGPNGAGKTTTLSMVTGLLRPDQGTIEVAGHDVWQDPVAVKSRIGVLPEGLRLFERLSGRELLAYSGRLRGLPGAEVDKRATQLLDVLDLAGAQHKLVVDYSTGMRKKIGLAAALLHNPEVLFLDEPFEGVDPVSAQTIRTVLERYTHSGATVVFSSHVMELVESLCDWVAVMAAGRIRAQGPLAEVRGAAPSLQQAFLELVGAHGRNTGDSLDWLGGGPR; via the coding sequence ATGCCGGACCAGGCAGCCGTACGGGTAGAGGGACTGTGGAAGCGGTTCGGGGAACAGATCGCGGTCGCCGGGATCGATCTCGAACTGCCCGCAGGCCAGTTCATCGGTCTGGTCGGGCCGAACGGCGCGGGCAAGACCACCACCCTGTCCATGGTGACCGGGCTGCTCCGGCCCGATCAGGGCACCATCGAGGTGGCGGGTCACGACGTCTGGCAGGACCCGGTCGCGGTCAAGTCCCGGATCGGCGTACTGCCCGAGGGGCTGCGGCTGTTCGAGCGCCTCTCCGGACGTGAACTCCTCGCGTACAGCGGGCGGTTGCGCGGGCTGCCCGGCGCCGAGGTCGACAAACGGGCGACCCAGCTGCTGGACGTACTGGACCTGGCGGGCGCCCAGCACAAGCTGGTCGTCGACTACTCGACCGGGATGCGCAAGAAGATCGGGCTGGCCGCCGCGCTGCTCCACAACCCCGAAGTGCTCTTCCTGGACGAGCCGTTCGAGGGTGTCGACCCGGTGTCCGCCCAGACGATCCGCACCGTCCTGGAGCGCTACACGCACTCCGGTGCGACCGTCGTCTTCTCCAGCCATGTGATGGAGCTGGTCGAGTCGCTCTGCGACTGGGTGGCGGTGATGGCGGCGGGCCGCATCCGCGCACAGGGTCCGCTCGCCGAGGTGCGCGGGGCCGCCCCCTCGCTCCAGCAGGCCTTCCTGGAACTGGTCGGCGCGCACGGCAGGAACACCGGGGACAGCCTCGACTGGCTGGGCGGTGGCCCCCGATGA
- the purU gene encoding formyltetrahydrofolate deformylase, which yields MTDQYVLTLSCPDKQGIVHAVSSSLFITGCNIEDSQQFGDRDTGLFFMRVHFAAEQPVTVEKLRAGFAAVGDTFGMDWQIHRAEERMRIVLMVSKFGHCLNDLMFRSRTGALPVEIAAVVSNHPDFAELVGSYGIPFHHIPVTKDNKAEAEAELLEIVRREDVELVVLARYMQVVSDDLCKALNGRIINIHHSFLPSFKGAKPYHQAHARGVKVIGATAHYVTADLDEGPIIEQEVQRVGHQVTPDQLVAIGRDVECQALARAVKWHAEHRILLNGSRTVVFA from the coding sequence ATGACCGACCAGTACGTCCTCACCCTTTCCTGCCCGGACAAGCAGGGCATCGTGCATGCCGTGTCGAGCTCCTTGTTCATCACCGGGTGCAACATCGAGGACAGCCAGCAGTTCGGGGACCGCGACACCGGTCTCTTCTTCATGCGCGTGCACTTCGCGGCCGAGCAGCCGGTGACGGTGGAGAAGCTGCGGGCCGGCTTCGCCGCCGTCGGCGACACCTTCGGGATGGACTGGCAGATCCACCGCGCCGAGGAGCGGATGCGGATCGTCCTGATGGTCAGCAAGTTCGGCCACTGCCTGAACGACCTGATGTTCCGCTCCCGTACGGGTGCGCTGCCGGTGGAGATCGCCGCGGTCGTCTCCAACCACCCGGACTTCGCCGAGCTGGTCGGTTCGTACGGGATTCCCTTCCACCACATCCCGGTGACGAAGGACAACAAGGCCGAGGCCGAGGCCGAACTGCTGGAGATCGTCCGCAGGGAGGACGTCGAGCTGGTGGTGCTCGCCCGCTACATGCAGGTCGTCTCCGACGATCTCTGCAAGGCGCTGAACGGCCGGATCATCAACATCCACCACTCCTTCCTGCCGAGCTTCAAGGGCGCGAAGCCGTACCACCAGGCGCACGCCCGGGGCGTGAAGGTGATCGGCGCGACCGCGCACTATGTGACGGCGGACCTCGACGAGGGCCCGATCATCGAGCAGGAGGTCCAGCGGGTGGGCCACCAGGTCACCCCGGACCAACTGGTGGCGATCGGGCGCGATGTGGAGTGCCAGGCGCTGGCGCGGGCGGTGAAGTGGCATGCGGAGCACCGGATCCTGCTCAACGGCAGCCGTACGGTGGTCTTCGCGTAA
- a CDS encoding transporter: protein MTAAPVAPAGPTVQQPAEPLTAVFVRLKLSLLRNGLRQSSGRRAAYLASVVLALFLAVLLLLGLIALHGNAHAGTLTVILVTVLAVGWSAMPLFFPGGDETLDPSRLVMLPLRPEPLVRALLVTSLVGIGPLFTLCLVLGSAVAVATGPAGAVVAVVAVPLTVLVCVALARTVAAANVRLLTSRKGRDLAVLSGLVIAVGIQAVNFGVQRLGRAGGLSALDPAGDVVRWLPPASAIGAVDSAGRGSYGQAAAQLLIAAAALVVLLLAWQRTLVRLMTSPDGSTIAAGEPSRKESAAGLSRFLPEGRTGTVMLRTLRYIWRDPKTKAAWIASLAIGLIVPVLNAVQGSGSIYFSCFASGMLGIQMYNQFGQDTSAFWMVAQTISTPQDAYTELRSRALALLVVTLPYTALVTVVTAGLLGDWRALPEAMGLAFALLGAMLATGAVTSARFPYSIPQDNAHKNVAPGQAGLAWISIFGGMVSASLLCSPVIVLLITLHTTGNEPLLWILLPVGTGYGALAAWAGLRVAAPQAATRLPEILTAVSKG, encoded by the coding sequence ATGACCGCGGCCCCGGTCGCGCCCGCCGGGCCGACCGTCCAGCAACCCGCCGAACCCCTCACCGCCGTCTTCGTCCGGCTCAAGCTGTCGCTGCTGCGCAACGGCCTGCGCCAGTCGTCGGGCCGCCGGGCCGCGTACCTCGCCTCGGTGGTGCTCGCACTGTTCCTCGCCGTGCTGCTGCTCCTCGGGCTGATCGCCCTGCACGGCAACGCCCACGCGGGCACCCTGACCGTCATCCTCGTCACCGTCCTGGCGGTGGGCTGGTCGGCGATGCCGCTCTTCTTCCCCGGCGGCGACGAGACGCTGGACCCCAGCCGTCTGGTGATGCTGCCGCTGCGCCCCGAACCGCTGGTACGGGCGCTGCTCGTCACCTCACTCGTGGGCATCGGCCCGCTGTTCACGCTCTGCCTCGTCCTGGGCTCGGCCGTCGCGGTGGCGACGGGCCCGGCGGGCGCGGTGGTGGCGGTGGTCGCGGTGCCCCTCACGGTGCTGGTCTGTGTGGCGCTGGCCCGGACGGTCGCGGCGGCCAACGTCCGGCTGCTCACCTCGCGCAAGGGCCGCGATCTGGCCGTACTGAGCGGCCTGGTCATCGCGGTGGGCATCCAGGCGGTCAACTTCGGCGTCCAGCGGCTCGGCAGGGCGGGCGGGCTCTCCGCGCTCGACCCGGCCGGGGACGTGGTGCGGTGGCTGCCACCGGCGTCCGCGATCGGCGCGGTGGACTCGGCGGGCCGCGGCTCGTACGGGCAGGCCGCCGCCCAACTCCTCATCGCCGCCGCGGCCCTGGTGGTGCTCCTCCTCGCCTGGCAGCGCACCCTGGTCCGGCTGATGACGTCCCCGGACGGCTCGACGATCGCGGCGGGCGAACCGAGCCGCAAGGAGTCGGCGGCGGGCCTCTCCCGCTTCCTCCCGGAGGGGCGTACCGGCACCGTGATGCTGCGTACCCTGCGCTACATCTGGCGCGACCCGAAGACCAAGGCCGCCTGGATCGCATCGCTCGCGATCGGGCTGATCGTCCCGGTCCTCAACGCGGTCCAGGGCAGCGGGTCGATCTACTTCTCCTGCTTCGCGTCGGGGATGCTCGGCATCCAGATGTACAACCAGTTCGGCCAGGACACCTCGGCGTTCTGGATGGTCGCGCAGACGATCTCCACCCCGCAGGACGCCTACACCGAACTGCGTTCGCGGGCGCTGGCGTTGCTGGTGGTCACCCTCCCGTACACCGCCCTGGTCACCGTCGTCACGGCCGGGCTGCTCGGCGACTGGCGGGCGCTGCCGGAGGCGATGGGCCTGGCCTTCGCGCTGCTCGGTGCGATGCTGGCGACGGGCGCCGTGACCTCGGCGCGCTTCCCGTACTCGATCCCCCAGGACAACGCCCACAAGAACGTGGCCCCCGGCCAGGCGGGCCTCGCCTGGATCTCCATCTTCGGCGGCATGGTCTCGGCGTCGCTGCTCTGCTCCCCGGTGATCGTCCTGCTGATCACGCTGCACACCACGGGCAACGAGCCGTTGCTGTGGATCCTGCTGCCGGTGGGCACCGGGTACGGCGCGCTGGCCGCCTGGGCCGGCCTGCGGGTGGCCGCACCGCAGGCGGCCACCCGGCTCCCGGAGATCCTGACGGCCGTCAGCAAGGGCTGA